The following proteins are encoded in a genomic region of Ornithinibacillus sp. 4-3:
- a CDS encoding adenylosuccinate synthase, translating into MGVTAIVGANWGDEGKGKLTDVLATDANYVVRYQGGSNAGHTIINEFGKFALHMLPSGVFYPNVVNVIAPGVALNMDDFFREREELIKRGVPEPTLRISDRAQIVLPYHKLFDELEEQRLADKKFGSTKSGIAPFYGDKYLKLGIQVGDLYNPDELKSRLEAALVSKNILLQHLYGQPILKVDDLLEDLLKQAEALNPFVCNTTELLNQALDRNETILLEGQLGALRDPDHGIYPYSTSSSTLAGFASVGAGIPPYAIKNTLAVVKAYSTCVGTGPFTTEITNDAADELRKLGGDAGEYGATTGRPRRVGWFDAVATRYGCLIQGATEVALTNLDVLGYLDEIPICTEYELDGERTAEFPATSKLMQAVPIFKKQKGWKTDISEVREFDELPIEAQEYVLAVEKLINTPIRWVSVGPKREQLIERK; encoded by the coding sequence ATGGGTGTAACAGCTATTGTAGGTGCAAATTGGGGAGATGAAGGAAAAGGAAAATTAACTGATGTCTTAGCTACTGATGCAAATTATGTTGTTCGATATCAAGGTGGTAGTAATGCTGGGCATACAATCATTAACGAGTTTGGAAAATTTGCCCTCCATATGCTTCCATCAGGTGTATTTTATCCGAATGTTGTAAATGTAATTGCTCCTGGTGTTGCTTTGAATATGGACGATTTTTTCCGTGAACGAGAGGAGCTAATAAAGAGAGGAGTTCCTGAACCTACTTTACGTATTTCGGATCGAGCACAAATTGTTCTTCCTTATCATAAGCTTTTTGATGAATTAGAAGAGCAACGATTAGCTGACAAGAAATTTGGGTCAACCAAATCAGGAATAGCACCTTTTTATGGCGATAAGTATTTAAAGCTTGGTATCCAAGTTGGTGATCTATACAATCCTGACGAACTTAAAAGCCGACTTGAAGCGGCACTGGTTTCTAAAAATATTTTGCTTCAACATTTATACGGTCAGCCAATTTTAAAAGTAGATGATTTGTTAGAAGATTTACTCAAGCAAGCAGAAGCGTTAAATCCCTTCGTTTGTAATACAACAGAGCTACTAAACCAAGCATTAGATCGTAACGAAACGATTTTATTGGAAGGTCAATTAGGAGCGCTTCGTGATCCAGATCATGGTATTTATCCGTACTCCACATCTTCTTCCACTCTTGCTGGCTTTGCCTCAGTTGGAGCGGGGATACCACCGTATGCGATTAAAAATACGCTAGCTGTAGTAAAGGCTTATTCAACTTGCGTAGGAACAGGTCCATTTACAACAGAAATTACAAATGATGCGGCAGATGAATTGAGAAAGCTTGGGGGAGATGCAGGAGAGTATGGTGCAACTACAGGACGCCCTCGTAGAGTCGGTTGGTTTGATGCTGTAGCAACAAGATATGGATGTCTTATTCAAGGGGCAACAGAGGTTGCTTTGACCAATCTCGATGTTCTTGGTTATTTGGATGAAATCCCGATTTGCACGGAATATGAATTAGATGGTGAAAGAACGGCAGAATTTCCAGCAACTTCAAAACTAATGCAAGCAGTTCCTATATTCAAAAAACAAAAGGGGTGGAAAACGGATATATCAGAAGTTCGAGAATTTGATGAATTGCCGATAGAAGCTCAGGAATATGTGCTTGCTGTTGAGAAGTTAATCAATACGCCTATTCGTTGGGTATCTGTAGGACCTAAACGTGAGCAGTTGATCGAAAGAAAATAA
- a CDS encoding MerR family transcriptional regulator, translated as MYTIGQVANFLGVSRDTLKFYEEKNLVKPKQDMKNGYRKYSHYDIYDIATVNFYREIDIEIKKIQELRKSKSVEGIKTLLEEKERDVLREIEYQKLLLKKLQLVKEDCKKVPQFLGKYLVKGMKPLVVKGEIEHFTMYDQYDVLKQNTDSLKRAVILTSLRRAIRFDDKGMTEDKFIIVREIEDFDQEIAGEILAYPKCIYTVIENGRWSTGGENIDHHVEASLRKAAAEKGYELLGLVYINILLTTYEEGLERVFLEIYAPIK; from the coding sequence ATGTATACCATTGGACAAGTAGCTAATTTTTTAGGTGTGTCCAGAGATACTTTGAAATTTTATGAAGAAAAGAATTTAGTAAAGCCCAAACAGGATATGAAAAATGGTTATAGAAAATATAGCCATTATGACATATACGATATAGCAACAGTAAATTTCTATAGGGAAATAGATATTGAAATTAAAAAAATTCAAGAATTAAGAAAAAGCAAGAGTGTAGAAGGAATAAAAACATTACTAGAAGAAAAAGAGCGAGATGTTTTAAGGGAAATAGAATATCAAAAACTCCTTTTAAAGAAACTTCAACTTGTAAAAGAAGATTGTAAGAAGGTTCCTCAATTCTTAGGAAAATACTTAGTAAAAGGAATGAAGCCTTTAGTAGTAAAAGGGGAAATAGAGCATTTTACGATGTATGATCAATATGATGTTTTGAAACAGAATACAGACAGTTTAAAAAGAGCAGTTATCCTAACATCTTTAAGAAGAGCAATACGTTTTGATGACAAAGGAATGACAGAAGATAAATTTATCATTGTAAGGGAAATAGAAGACTTCGATCAGGAAATAGCTGGTGAAATTTTAGCTTATCCAAAATGCATATATACGGTTATTGAAAATGGAAGATGGTCAACTGGTGGAGAAAATATTGATCATCATGTGGAAGCAAGTTTAAGAAAAGCAGCAGCAGAGAAGGGTTACGAACTTTTAGGGTTAGTTTATATAAACATATTACTTACTACTTATGAAGAAGGACTTGAACGTGTGTTTTTAGAAATCTATGCACCGATAAAATAA
- a CDS encoding TetR/AcrR family transcriptional regulator, which translates to MAPKNKFSMEQIINAAFEIAKKEGIDGITIRKVADLLGSSIAPIYVNFSDVKELKQAVIKKVVQLSQQLVYEQNSGSPFQDIGLASIQFAKEYPVLSKDFIMKPNEYVGDYDEGMGNELVEHMKKDPDLVGFTDQELMMILFKMRAFQTGLTIMISNKTVPEEFDLDEMQAIMNDVALDVIMATRMRKQKDQ; encoded by the coding sequence ATGGCTCCAAAGAATAAATTTTCCATGGAACAAATTATCAACGCTGCCTTTGAAATTGCTAAAAAAGAAGGAATAGATGGTATTACGATTAGGAAAGTAGCAGATCTTTTAGGTAGCTCGATTGCACCTATTTATGTGAATTTTAGTGATGTGAAGGAACTAAAACAAGCAGTGATTAAAAAGGTCGTTCAACTTAGTCAACAACTGGTATACGAACAAAATTCGGGTAGCCCATTCCAAGATATAGGGCTTGCTAGTATTCAATTTGCTAAGGAGTATCCTGTGCTATCAAAAGATTTTATCATGAAGCCAAATGAATATGTTGGAGACTATGATGAAGGAATGGGTAATGAACTTGTAGAACATATGAAAAAAGATCCTGACTTAGTAGGGTTTACGGATCAGGAACTTATGATGATCTTATTTAAAATGAGAGCTTTCCAAACTGGACTCACTATTATGATTTCTAATAAGACAGTCCCAGAGGAGTTTGATTTGGATGAAATGCAGGCAATTATGAACGATGTCGCTCTAGATGTGATTATGGCAACTCGAATGCGAAAACAAAAGGACCAATAA
- a CDS encoding TetR/AcrR family transcriptional regulator, giving the protein MMLPKMKSLDPKRKDAILNAALKEFAAKGFDDASTNVIAKEAGISKGLMFHYVNSKKDLFLFLYDYCTKMIDEEYLNLMKFDEQDIFEKLRQSYLLQLELIQKYPWIFEFINLSSVTKADEVNRELEKKTNEKLSLCQETMLDVVDESKFKDGLDIEKSKQLILWSNIGFTNQVLEDIRNMKTSELDYDHIIAELDGYLDELKKVFYK; this is encoded by the coding sequence ATGATGCTACCAAAAATGAAAAGCTTAGACCCGAAAAGAAAAGATGCTATTTTAAATGCAGCGTTAAAAGAATTTGCTGCGAAAGGATTTGATGATGCCTCAACAAATGTAATTGCAAAAGAGGCGGGGATTTCAAAAGGATTAATGTTCCACTATGTAAATAGCAAAAAAGATCTTTTTCTATTTCTTTATGATTACTGTACGAAGATGATTGATGAAGAATATCTTAATTTAATGAAATTTGATGAACAGGATATTTTTGAAAAACTTCGACAATCTTATTTGCTCCAGCTGGAATTGATACAAAAATATCCTTGGATTTTTGAATTTATTAATCTTTCTTCTGTTACAAAAGCTGATGAAGTGAATAGAGAGCTGGAAAAAAAGACGAATGAAAAACTTTCTTTATGTCAGGAGACAATGTTAGATGTCGTAGATGAATCTAAATTCAAAGATGGGTTAGACATAGAAAAGTCGAAGCAGCTTATTTTATGGTCCAATATTGGTTTTACCAACCAAGTACTAGAGGATATTAGGAATATGAAAACTTCTGAATTAGATTATGACCATATTATTGCAGAACTAGATGGATACCTCGATGAGCTCAAAAAAGTTTTTTATAAATGA
- a CDS encoding lysostaphin resistance A-like protein, with protein MDSKKKLKRPITSFILLSNIIFLPLFCLIGSAHMLGLSAWIIDVLFCISAWSSTFAFAILFRKIYPGVRFIEFVKDKFKDKLKASVIFTASIIQLFIFLLILFIVTSGTEVTSTFTVSSWGMLIYFFFKNLFAGPLGEELGWRGFAQIELQKKHSPLMASLIIGFWWGMWHLPIWFTTGLGGIDLIKYILLFMVAIIATKIVMTAFYNLNQNLIIPIIIHQFFNFFAGLINGNIIDIIMYNAIFYSVSAVVIIMVNPKKALYGKKF; from the coding sequence ATGGATAGTAAAAAGAAGTTAAAGAGACCAATAACAAGTTTTATTTTATTAAGTAATATCATCTTTTTGCCGCTATTTTGTCTAATAGGGTCTGCACATATGTTAGGTTTGTCGGCATGGATCATTGATGTTTTGTTTTGTATATCAGCTTGGTCCTCAACTTTTGCTTTTGCCATACTATTTCGCAAAATTTATCCCGGAGTGCGTTTTATTGAATTTGTAAAAGACAAATTTAAGGACAAATTAAAAGCATCAGTTATTTTTACTGCTAGTATAATACAACTTTTTATATTTTTACTGATTTTGTTTATAGTGACTAGTGGAACTGAAGTAACTTCTACTTTCACTGTTTCTTCATGGGGTATGCTGATTTATTTCTTTTTTAAAAACCTTTTTGCAGGTCCATTAGGAGAAGAATTAGGCTGGAGGGGCTTTGCTCAAATTGAACTTCAGAAGAAGCATTCGCCATTAATGGCCTCTCTCATCATCGGATTTTGGTGGGGGATGTGGCATTTGCCTATCTGGTTTACTACCGGGCTTGGAGGCATTGATTTAATCAAGTACATATTACTCTTTATGGTAGCAATCATAGCGACTAAAATTGTCATGACAGCCTTTTATAATTTAAATCAGAATTTAATTATCCCAATCATCATTCACCAATTTTTTAATTTTTTTGCCGGCCTAATCAATGGAAATATCATAGATATAATCATGTATAATGCAATTTTTTATTCAGTATCTGCAGTTGTAATTATAATGGTAAATCCCAAGAAAGCATTATACGGAAAAAAGTTTTGA
- a CDS encoding pentapeptide repeat-containing protein, whose translation MYNETAQNIRINLKADCSSCFGLCCTALNIVASSDFAIDKPAGTPCSNLQKDFRCKIHTDLRNKGFKGCTVFDCLGAGQKVSQGTFKGKSWQEHPEIADKMFHVFPIMEQLYEMIAFTAEALSYNLSHSLQNRLNKQLENLQDLTDMDADGLLALDIIHCRLPVNELLLETSEYIRNELSSKVFMIKKRKQYRGIDWVGKNLKGKDLRTADLRGAYLIAADLRNSDLRGVDFIGADLRDANLNGADLSTSMFLTQMQINSAKGNDKTKLPLHIQRPFHWTS comes from the coding sequence ATGTACAATGAAACAGCCCAAAATATTAGAATAAATTTAAAAGCCGATTGTTCGAGTTGCTTTGGACTTTGTTGCACTGCGCTTAACATTGTAGCATCAAGTGATTTTGCAATAGATAAACCTGCTGGGACACCTTGTTCTAATCTACAAAAGGATTTCCGATGTAAGATTCATACAGATTTAAGAAATAAAGGATTTAAGGGATGTACAGTGTTTGATTGTTTAGGCGCTGGCCAAAAGGTCTCTCAAGGTACTTTTAAGGGGAAAAGTTGGCAAGAGCATCCTGAAATTGCTGATAAGATGTTTCATGTATTTCCCATTATGGAACAATTATATGAAATGATAGCATTTACTGCTGAAGCATTATCTTATAATCTCTCCCATTCGTTGCAGAATCGGTTGAATAAACAACTAGAAAATTTACAAGACTTAACAGATATGGATGCTGATGGATTATTGGCTTTAGATATTATACATTGCCGGCTACCTGTAAATGAATTACTTTTAGAAACAAGTGAATATATCCGAAATGAATTAAGTTCAAAGGTTTTTATGATTAAGAAAAGAAAACAATATAGAGGTATTGATTGGGTTGGAAAGAATTTAAAAGGTAAGGATTTAAGAACAGCCGATTTAAGAGGAGCTTATTTAATTGCTGCAGATTTGCGGAATTCGGATTTAAGAGGTGTTGATTTTATTGGAGCTGATTTGCGTGATGCTAATTTAAATGGTGCAGATCTTTCTACAAGTATGTTTTTAACTCAAATGCAAATTAATTCAGCTAAAGGTAATGATAAAACGAAATTACCGCTACATATTCAACGGCCATTTCATTGGACTAGCTAA
- a CDS encoding SDR family oxidoreductase yields MLKLGSFHIYYPINDIIKRTPMKRLGKPEEIGKVDAFLSSPAASFVTGTILPIDGTYSVM; encoded by the coding sequence ATGCTCAAGCTAGGTTCTTTTCATATCTACTATCCAATAAATGATATTATCAAACGTACACCGATGAAACGATTAGGAAAACCTGAAGAAATAGGAAAAGTTGATGCTTTCCTATCTTCCCCTGCCGCATCCTTTGTAACAGGAACCATTCTTCCAATCGATGGTACTTACTCTGTTATGTAA
- a CDS encoding catalase, whose amino-acid sequence MSDNNQNPQTERHIPAQNTEATTGNNYSFRQHGYSNNAAPRYAQTVGKNGPILEQDNILHEKLETFIHGKIIERPLHVKGYGAFGYFETMNSMSQYTKLPFLQQPGQTVPVAVRFSLGASNKGTPDTSRNIRGFSTKFYTDDGIFDLICNHIPVFLLRDPMRFPESIAALSPSPRNNLMDPNSLWRFVASTPESTHFIVRLFSDHGTVKSFRRIPGHSVSTYVWRNSEGKRHYIKYHWIPFDGVQYITSEEAEKIAAVNPDYAGEDLFQTIANGRSVEYGLYVQIMDPKDVEQLPFDPLDDTKIWDSKMYPFHPIGKMVLNRNPENYMEEVEKIAFSPSNLLEGAELSDDRILQGRANVYWDSQRYRIGPRFRDVPVNDQRNWRPSDLQTSGEGRFIEGKLVRSDIEKQDDFSQAGAFYQLLSQSGKSQLVSNLVTGLTGVRREYQVKTIEYLSLASRELGERVSAGLRE is encoded by the coding sequence ATGAGCGATAATAATCAAAATCCTCAAACAGAGAGACATATTCCTGCTCAAAATACTGAGGCAACAACAGGAAACAATTATTCCTTTCGTCAACATGGGTATTCTAATAACGCTGCTCCAAGATATGCTCAAACGGTTGGTAAGAATGGTCCAATACTAGAGCAAGATAATATTTTACATGAAAAACTAGAAACGTTTATTCACGGGAAAATCATCGAACGTCCTTTACATGTGAAAGGCTATGGTGCCTTCGGATATTTTGAAACGATGAACAGTATGAGTCAATACACAAAATTACCCTTCCTTCAGCAGCCCGGTCAAACCGTTCCTGTCGCAGTTCGCTTTTCACTTGGGGCAAGCAATAAAGGTACACCAGATACATCACGAAATATACGTGGATTTTCAACGAAATTCTATACAGACGATGGGATTTTTGATCTAATTTGTAACCATATCCCCGTCTTTTTATTGCGTGATCCGATGCGTTTTCCAGAAAGCATTGCAGCTCTATCGCCATCACCACGGAATAACTTAATGGATCCGAACTCGCTGTGGCGATTTGTCGCAAGTACTCCAGAATCCACTCATTTTATTGTCCGCCTCTTTTCCGATCACGGCACGGTCAAAAGCTTTCGACGAATTCCAGGACATAGTGTCAGTACCTATGTATGGAGAAATTCAGAAGGAAAACGCCATTATATTAAATATCATTGGATTCCATTTGATGGTGTGCAATACATTACAAGTGAGGAAGCAGAGAAGATTGCAGCAGTCAACCCTGATTACGCTGGGGAAGATCTTTTTCAAACAATCGCAAACGGACGCTCGGTAGAATACGGTCTATATGTACAAATTATGGACCCAAAAGATGTTGAGCAGCTACCATTCGATCCTCTTGATGATACAAAAATATGGGATTCGAAGATGTATCCTTTCCACCCTATTGGAAAAATGGTCCTCAATCGTAATCCTGAAAATTATATGGAGGAGGTGGAGAAAATTGCATTCTCCCCATCGAATTTATTAGAAGGCGCAGAATTGTCTGATGATAGGATATTACAAGGGCGGGCGAATGTATATTGGGATTCTCAACGTTATCGTATCGGTCCACGATTCCGGGATGTGCCAGTGAATGATCAAAGGAATTGGCGGCCTAGTGATTTGCAGACTAGTGGAGAAGGAAGATTTATAGAAGGAAAGCTTGTACGTTCGGATATCGAAAAGCAAGATGATTTTTCACAGGCAGGTGCTTTTTATCAATTGTTATCACAATCTGGAAAATCTCAACTTGTCTCAAATCTAGTTACTGGACTGACAGGAGTACGAAGGGAATATCAGGTCAAGACAATTGAATACCTTTCTCTTGCTTCTCGTGAGCTCGGTGAACGTGTATCAGCTGGCTTACGAGAATAA
- a CDS encoding DUF3784 domain-containing protein produces MIIMLIMIGVFILIGIVLINGKGSFLIAGYNTMSPEEKEKYDTVSLCKCMGKMMFALSFSMLFWVFSEIYEIDWLFVFGFVLFIGIVVFMLIYMNTGNRFKK; encoded by the coding sequence ATGATTATCATGTTAATCATGATTGGAGTATTTATCTTAATAGGAATTGTTCTAATCAATGGTAAAGGTTCATTTTTAATTGCTGGTTATAATACAATGTCACCAGAAGAAAAGGAAAAATATGACACTGTTTCTCTCTGTAAGTGTATGGGGAAAATGATGTTTGCTTTGTCATTTAGTATGTTATTTTGGGTGTTTAGTGAAATATATGAAATTGATTGGCTATTCGTTTTTGGCTTTGTTTTATTTATTGGCATCGTTGTATTTATGCTGATATACATGAATACTGGAAACAGATTTAAAAAATAG
- a CDS encoding serine hydrolase domain-containing protein, which produces MKLLKVGFICLIAMTLLLSSFNTLNVFASTENLDSSDVEAFLDGIMQEKMEEFHIANATVSVVADGEVVLAKGYGYADLDNQEPVDAEHTLFRIGSTSKLFTWTAVMQLVEQGKLDLDTDVNDYLDFEIPDELEYKTQGSSEFNAITLKHLMSHTPGFEDYSSEIFKLSEDQMVPLDEYLREKLPARIFPAGEVIAYSNYGTALAGYIVEQVSGMPFAEYIETHIYAPLGMEHSTFRQPISENLDANITKAYRYVDGDFLEGEFEFIPPEPAGSMSSSAHDMAQFMLAFLQEGEYDGEKILEKDTVKKMFGQLYSPHQNLQGMAHGFIEGIFNEKRTAYHPGNTMLFNTGFYLLPEEQIGIFISHSGGSYLANNEVFQAFMDHYFPVGDVETFLPTDGMLERSKKFKGEYQQNRKSLTTEDKFLSLLTGVISVDVDDDGYLMVTHLGETDRFMEVEPGLYHNLEEGRSQDPAGAFQNIIFGTDPFGKIMLMTDGPMSYSKADWYKSGGFNFILIILSILFIIGSLFYWGIKSIIQRFRGKKIEQTSLALTAKGMAIIYGLLTIVFLIDFMSTGNLHPIYQLPPTAYGETSPWSAFTVFIPYLMIIISLAIAIFTVLAWWKKFWQKPGRIHYSLFAGATMALLWIFVYWNVI; this is translated from the coding sequence ATGAAGTTATTAAAAGTGGGTTTTATCTGTTTGATTGCAATGACACTGCTACTTTCTAGTTTTAATACATTAAATGTGTTCGCTTCTACTGAGAATTTAGACAGTAGTGATGTAGAAGCATTTTTGGATGGAATTATGCAGGAGAAGATGGAAGAGTTTCATATCGCAAATGCTACTGTTTCTGTTGTTGCTGATGGAGAAGTAGTTTTGGCAAAAGGATATGGTTATGCAGATTTAGATAACCAAGAGCCTGTTGATGCTGAGCATACACTTTTTCGTATAGGCTCCACTTCAAAGCTATTTACATGGACAGCAGTTATGCAATTGGTGGAACAGGGAAAATTGGATTTAGATACAGATGTGAATGATTATCTTGATTTTGAAATTCCTGATGAACTGGAATATAAAACACAAGGCTCATCTGAATTTAATGCGATTACGCTCAAGCATTTGATGAGTCATACCCCTGGATTTGAAGATTATTCTTCAGAGATTTTTAAGCTATCTGAAGATCAAATGGTACCACTTGATGAATATTTACGTGAAAAGTTGCCAGCACGTATTTTCCCAGCAGGAGAGGTGATTGCATACTCTAATTATGGTACTGCCTTAGCTGGTTATATTGTCGAACAAGTTTCTGGGATGCCTTTTGCTGAGTATATTGAAACACATATATATGCCCCGCTAGGAATGGAGCACAGTACGTTTAGGCAGCCTATATCGGAAAATCTAGATGCGAATATAACGAAGGCCTATCGCTATGTTGATGGAGATTTTCTAGAGGGAGAGTTTGAATTTATTCCACCTGAACCCGCTGGAAGTATGAGTAGTTCTGCTCATGATATGGCTCAATTTATGTTAGCTTTTTTACAAGAGGGAGAATATGACGGAGAGAAAATTCTAGAAAAAGATACTGTCAAAAAAATGTTCGGTCAGCTATACAGCCCGCATCAGAATCTACAAGGAATGGCGCATGGTTTTATAGAAGGTATATTCAATGAAAAACGCACTGCTTATCATCCAGGTAACACAATGCTTTTTAACACAGGATTCTATTTGTTGCCTGAAGAACAGATTGGAATTTTTATTTCCCATAGTGGTGGAAGCTATCTTGCAAATAATGAAGTGTTTCAAGCATTTATGGACCACTATTTTCCTGTGGGTGATGTAGAGACATTCCTTCCTACTGATGGAATGCTTGAACGGTCGAAAAAGTTTAAAGGTGAATATCAACAGAACAGAAAATCTTTAACCACTGAAGATAAATTTCTAAGTCTTTTAACGGGAGTGATTTCTGTTGATGTAGATGATGATGGTTATTTAATGGTCACTCACTTAGGGGAAACCGATCGTTTTATGGAAGTTGAACCAGGCCTGTATCATAACCTAGAAGAAGGCAGATCCCAAGATCCTGCCGGTGCATTTCAAAATATAATATTTGGAACAGATCCTTTTGGAAAAATCATGCTGATGACAGATGGACCAATGAGTTATTCTAAAGCTGATTGGTATAAGTCTGGTGGATTTAATTTTATATTAATTATCTTATCGATCCTGTTTATTATTGGAAGTTTATTCTACTGGGGTATAAAGTCGATTATTCAAAGGTTTCGTGGGAAAAAAATTGAACAGACATCATTAGCTTTGACAGCTAAAGGCATGGCGATCATATATGGACTTCTGACAATCGTTTTTTTAATAGACTTTATGAGCACAGGCAATCTACACCCTATCTATCAATTACCACCAACGGCTTATGGTGAGACTTCTCCATGGAGTGCATTTACTGTATTCATACCTTATCTCATGATTATTATTAGCTTAGCTATCGCCATTTTTACAGTGCTTGCCTGGTGGAAAAAGTTTTGGCAGAAACCAGGAAGAATCCATTATTCCTTATTTGCTGGAGCAACAATGGCTTTGCTGTGGATCTTTGTTTATTGGAATGTTATATAG
- a CDS encoding DUF1697 domain-containing protein, with amino-acid sequence MFYIALLRGINVGGNNKINMGLLKQTFEKVGMSDVQTYINTGNIIFSNKDLSKTELSRVLEEAIYDDFKLQIRVVVLSDEDLEQIIKAIPDTWKNDKEMKSDVMFLWDEINNESVLESLVIKPDIDTVKYVPGAILWSVDKKNVTKSGMSRIIGSKLYKQITVRNVNTTRKIYELIRAQNS; translated from the coding sequence ATGTTTTATATAGCACTTCTTCGAGGGATTAATGTAGGTGGAAATAATAAGATTAATATGGGATTACTTAAACAAACATTTGAAAAAGTTGGAATGAGTGATGTGCAAACTTACATTAATACAGGAAATATTATTTTTTCAAACAAAGATCTATCCAAAACTGAACTCTCACGTGTTTTGGAGGAAGCGATTTATGATGATTTTAAATTACAAATTAGGGTAGTCGTTCTTAGTGATGAGGATCTTGAGCAAATCATTAAGGCAATTCCTGATACATGGAAAAATGACAAAGAAATGAAAAGTGATGTTATGTTTTTATGGGATGAAATTAATAATGAGTCTGTACTTGAAAGTCTAGTCATCAAACCAGATATTGATACGGTGAAATATGTTCCAGGAGCAATTCTATGGTCTGTCGATAAGAAAAATGTAACGAAAAGCGGTATGTCAAGAATTATTGGTTCAAAATTATACAAACAAATTACAGTAAGAAATGTTAACACCACTCGTAAGATATATGAACTTATAAGGGCTCAGAACAGTTAG
- a CDS encoding class I SAM-dependent methyltransferase gives MNRQSLIKKFDKQAEKYNKRRKNDPLYRFRQSIFQEAEGSVLEVAIGSGLNFPFYHQDIELTGVDFSQEMLKKADHAAKNYPFQTTLMQNDVETIEFNDNSFDTIISSTSFCAYQKPVDVLNKFQKWCKPEGKILLLEHGISTNKLLAGLQRIFDPLALRMVGCHQNRDISTIVEKSDVKLIKEKRYMAGSLYLIWAKPSERINFNG, from the coding sequence ATGAATCGTCAATCATTGATTAAAAAGTTTGATAAGCAGGCAGAAAAATATAATAAACGACGTAAAAATGATCCATTATATAGATTTCGTCAAAGTATTTTTCAAGAAGCAGAGGGAAGTGTTCTGGAAGTAGCTATTGGCTCAGGTCTTAATTTTCCTTTTTATCATCAAGATATTGAATTGACAGGAGTAGATTTTAGTCAAGAAATGTTAAAAAAAGCAGATCATGCAGCAAAAAATTATCCATTCCAAACAACACTAATGCAAAATGATGTTGAAACTATTGAGTTTAATGATAATAGCTTTGACACGATCATATCTTCTACTAGTTTCTGCGCCTATCAAAAACCTGTCGATGTCTTAAATAAATTTCAAAAATGGTGTAAACCAGAAGGAAAAATACTATTGCTGGAGCATGGCATTAGTACAAATAAACTTTTGGCAGGATTACAAAGAATTTTTGATCCATTGGCACTACGGATGGTAGGGTGTCATCAAAATAGAGATATTTCTACTATAGTAGAAAAGTCTGATGTAAAGCTTATTAAAGAAAAGCGTTACATGGCAGGTTCTTTGTATTTGATATGGGCGAAACCATCAGAAAGAATAAATTTTAATGGTTAA